A genomic segment from Neodiprion lecontei isolate iyNeoLeco1 chromosome 1, iyNeoLeco1.1, whole genome shotgun sequence encodes:
- the LOC107223591 gene encoding cytochrome b5 reductase 4 isoform X2: MDWIRLGASGVDLTGVNGVPQNVTLSELARHNQPNDAWIAIRGIVYNVTRYIDFHPGGMPELMKGVGKDATKLFDDVHAWVNYQSILQKCIVGRLNRFAGETSAPPVKIVSPSSTSSGLLSRCIKQRSTSETTTPHPKMDWIQTSNTITLFYYSLRDHPAAGYQLMQITDSKYHFKFCFEKDFIIHDIKLSGAVNWPPKWKRNFESMKMEITYTKKEPGLWKTYGTYKTVRERNAKQRTYREYEVVSNTPLCKLVHLIVLRTKEYLEIVPIGRHVEAKLQIMGTDVSRMYTPVPPYLHPEDVAPNYDSDCICLMVKRYADGALTPTMTALKSGETLMLSNCLGTFTVENFQQFTIFHMLAAGTGLTAMLSIIQWALGRRNVSRINVLNFNKNEDSIFYSRQLDKVLSSEPRFTVTHILSHPEDSWTGRRGETSTNLLQELFGPSSQACVFSCGPKPFMQSTKKILTDLGWNSSQLHEFDD; this comes from the exons ATGGATTGGATTCGACTAGGTGCTTCAGGAGTCGATTTAACAGGAGTTAATGGCGTTCCGCAAAATGTTACTCTTTCGGAACTCGCCCGACACAACCAGCCGAACGATGCTTGGATCGCGATTCGAG GAATCGTGTACAACGTTACGAGATACATAGATTTTCATCCAGGTGGAATGCCGGAGCTTATGAAAGGCGTCGGAAAGGATGCGACCAAGTTATTTGAcgac GTGCACGCATGGGTCAACTACCAAAGCATTCTACAAAAGTGCATCGTGGGTAGGTTGAATCGTTTCGCTGGCGAGACTTCGGCACCACCCGTGAAGATCGTATCTCCTTCTTCAACGTCGTCTGGTCTCCTTTCGCGATGTATCA AACAACGTTCAACGAGTGAAACTACTACTCCGCATCCGAAAATGGATTGGATTCAAACTAGCAATACTATCACCTTATTTTACTATTCCCTACGAGATCATCCAGCAGCGGGTTATCAACTAATGCAGATCACCGACTctaaatatcattttaaattttgcttCGAGAAAGATTTCATAATTCACGACATTAAATTATCTGGTGCTGTTAATTGGCCTCCGAAATGGAagagaaatttcgaatccatgaAG ATGGAAATCACATACACAAAGAAAGAACCAGGCTTGTGGAAAACTTACGGTACTTACAAAACAGTACGCGAGCGTAACGCGAAGCAAAGAACTTACAGAGAGTACGAAGTAGTCAGCAATACACCGCTCTGTAAGTTGGTTCACTTGATCGTTCTGCGTACTAAAGAATACTTGGAAATAGTACCAATAGGCAGGCATGTCGAAGCCAAACTTCAAATAATGG GCACGGACGTATCCCGAATGTACACTCCGGTTCCGCCGTATCTTCACCCTGAGGATGTCGCACCCAACTACGATTCCGATTGTATTTGCTTGATGGTCAAGAGGTATGCCGATGGCGCCCTTACTCCAACTATGACAGCATTAAAGTCGGGGGAAACTTTGATGCTAAGCAATTGCCTGGGAACCTTTACCGTCGAGAACTTCCAAcaatttactatttttcacaTGCTAGCTGCAGGCACCGGTCTCACTGCAATGCTGTCGATCATTCAGTGGGCACTCGGCAGACGCAACGT AAGCCGTATTAATGTTCTCAACTTCAACAAGAACGAAGATagcatattttattccaggCAGTTGGATAAAGTTCTCTCAAGCGAGCCAAG ATTCACTGTTACGCATATTTTGTCACATCCGGAAGACTCCTGGACCGGTCGTCGTGGCGAAACTTCGACTAATCTGTTGCAAGAATTGTTTGGTCCTAGTTCTCAGGCATGCGTTTTCAGCTGTGGACCTAAACCCTTCATGCAGTCAACCAAGAA GATACTTACAGATCTTGGTTGGAACTCGTCGCAACTACACGAATTCGACGACTAA